The proteins below are encoded in one region of Legionella antarctica:
- a CDS encoding O-antigen ligase family protein: MQLVVVGKYFKVIYLPILAVGFIHPGVRNLSVNVYLGSILLTCIISIIKSRFFIAGDAGAVFYNHIITGFMVAFGSYLAGLFAFQNKGWLRIFYLSLVVLTSYQVLFINTGRTGYIVYFILMVLLLLQKISFKKSVPGIMLLCGMMLAVYYTSPVLQFRVNDLLGDIKIIHQNNKENTSLGFRVQFHKYAKSLFTTHPFIGIGTGGFKYRISKDNPVPGWGTKLTDPHSQYWLTLSEQGVIGLLFLLFFLGSLFITSFQLTETRPILLGVLAAFSSSAFADTILCYSTAGFMLVFMSALSLGELIEKRVLFVKGKEFSSSTAYFISATDVG, translated from the coding sequence ATGCAATTGGTGGTAGTAGGTAAATACTTTAAGGTAATTTACCTACCCATTCTGGCGGTTGGATTTATTCATCCCGGGGTTCGCAACTTGAGCGTGAATGTTTACTTGGGGTCAATACTGCTTACCTGTATTATTTCTATTATAAAATCACGATTTTTTATAGCAGGAGATGCTGGTGCGGTATTTTATAACCATATTATCACGGGATTTATGGTGGCTTTTGGCTCTTATTTAGCGGGTTTATTTGCTTTTCAAAATAAGGGATGGCTCCGGATTTTTTATTTATCGCTGGTTGTGTTAACTAGCTACCAGGTTTTATTTATAAATACTGGAAGAACGGGATATATAGTCTATTTTATTTTAATGGTTTTATTGTTACTGCAAAAGATTTCATTTAAAAAATCAGTACCGGGTATTATGTTACTGTGTGGTATGATGCTGGCAGTTTATTATACTAGTCCCGTTTTGCAATTTAGAGTTAATGATTTGCTAGGTGATATTAAAATCATACATCAGAATAATAAAGAAAATACTTCTCTGGGATTTAGAGTTCAGTTTCATAAGTATGCGAAATCATTATTTACAACTCATCCTTTTATTGGCATAGGTACTGGGGGGTTTAAATACAGAATCTCTAAAGACAACCCTGTTCCTGGCTGGGGAACGAAGTTAACTGATCCCCATAGCCAATATTGGCTCACTCTTTCTGAACAGGGAGTAATAGGCTTATTGTTTTTATTATTTTTTTTAGGCTCTCTGTTTATTACATCATTCCAGCTGACCGAGACCAGACCCATACTTCTAGGTGTTCTGGCTGCTTTTTCTTCATCAGCTTTCGCAGATACAATTTTATGTTATTCAACTGCAGGTTTTATGCTTGTATTTATGAGTGCTTTATCATTGGGTGAGTTGATTGAGAAAAGAGTATTATTTGTTAAAGGAAAAGAGTTTTCATCATCAACTGCGTATTTTATCAGTGCAACTGATGTGGGATAA
- a CDS encoding helix-turn-helix domain-containing protein yields MNFEQIKEESSDDFRGLTGIRRTTFDVMIGILRESESILKAQGGKPNKLAIEDRLLMTLEYLREYRTYFHISRSCGISKSSCYRNIRKRFGLRFNLIAGIYNVVL; encoded by the coding sequence ATGAATTTTGAGCAAATCAAAGAAGAGTCTTCCGATGATTTTCGTGGACTTACAGGGATTAGACGCACAACCTTTGATGTGATGATAGGGATATTGAGAGAGTCAGAGTCTATTCTTAAAGCTCAAGGCGGTAAACCAAATAAATTGGCAATTGAAGATAGACTGCTTATGACCCTGGAGTACTTGCGCGAATATAGAACATACTTTCATATTTCACGTAGCTGCGGTATCAGTAAGAGCTCTTGTTATCGAAATATAAGGAAACGATTTGGTTTGAGATTCAATTTGATTGCTGGAATTTATAATGTTGTACTGTAG
- a CDS encoding glycosyltransferase family 2 protein produces the protein MLTVIIISKNEEANIRRCLQSVRFADEIIVLDSGSTDNTVAIARQFTDNVFITDWPGYGVQKQRALTKATGDWVLNLDADEFVSNELQEEIKEAIASNSADAYRIAIQMIFYNQPLKYSASPKRHVRLFKRKNAFYSKDIIHEKILIPPSAVVRKLKNGILHHSYRDVSHVLFKLNKYSSYSAKVRIESKKSIGWIRIFIGTAWMFGRCFILQRGFLDGRLGLLFALFSAQGTFYRGIKQLYRDANIDRLPKLSKEDENIL, from the coding sequence ATGTTAACTGTAATTATCATTTCTAAAAATGAAGAAGCAAATATCAGACGATGTTTGCAATCGGTGCGTTTTGCTGATGAGATTATAGTTCTTGACTCGGGCAGCACTGATAATACGGTAGCTATTGCCAGGCAATTTACTGATAATGTTTTTATCACAGACTGGCCAGGTTATGGTGTTCAAAAGCAAAGGGCTCTGACAAAAGCCACTGGGGATTGGGTGCTTAATCTTGATGCTGATGAATTCGTAAGCAATGAGTTGCAGGAAGAGATTAAAGAGGCGATTGCTTCAAACTCTGCTGACGCATATCGTATAGCGATCCAGATGATTTTTTACAATCAACCATTAAAATACTCTGCAAGTCCAAAGCGGCATGTTCGTTTATTCAAGCGAAAAAATGCATTTTATAGCAAAGATATTATTCATGAGAAAATTTTGATACCCCCATCAGCGGTCGTTAGAAAATTAAAAAATGGCATTTTACATCACTCATATAGAGATGTAAGCCATGTGCTGTTTAAACTTAACAAATATTCTTCTTACAGCGCAAAAGTTCGGATTGAATCGAAAAAAAGTATAGGCTGGATAAGAATTTTTATCGGCACAGCCTGGATGTTTGGCAGGTGTTTTATATTACAACGGGGTTTTTTAGACGGAAGGCTTGGTTTATTATTCGCACTTTTTAGTGCCCAGGGTACCTTTTATCGAGGCATCAAACAGTTATATCGAGACGCTAATATCGATCGATTGCCCAAGTTATCTAAAGAGGATGAGAATATATTGTGA
- a CDS encoding SidE phosphodiesterase domain-containing protein: MRTHIIPLVTEYFKDFAQPVLKEFCGDLGTKNIKDLQLCMLFSVSGRESEVSFSNNPEKYREYRQNCAQQFEQYAKEIKMNSNDIKKYSTLILNMGNPDFLKENKSPEMVNMFHIMNFAHKLDLMRCYQFNAYNKAIQRAHDHLVEKSEEQQQGLNHLFKVVSTRIAATGDRQFCTFDESRKMIVPVNQGYDKIFLTASRDPRECLSLCTRSGLDRAGVEIPKDLGSKQEVVDKKKEEFKPIPKISPEEMDYYLKEITEFLGKAKSEQLGISKFDKLPSDLLIVKITRNENEFTVLAESVYMDFETNITLSIGEMNQIISKMNPVKLPFPCDQNTVLNYMNAYKDTLEIKGLAELDSSYSISKLERTNNLNEFRVIAESNYETSNPIEIVITGEELHELEQKANEPRNFASLV; the protein is encoded by the coding sequence ATGCGGACCCATATCATTCCATTAGTCACTGAGTATTTCAAGGATTTTGCTCAACCTGTATTAAAAGAGTTTTGTGGGGATCTAGGTACCAAAAATATCAAAGATCTTCAGCTCTGTATGCTTTTTAGTGTTTCAGGTAGGGAATCTGAGGTAAGTTTTAGCAATAACCCTGAAAAATATCGTGAGTATCGGCAAAATTGTGCACAGCAATTCGAACAATATGCCAAAGAAATAAAAATGAATTCCAATGACATCAAAAAATATTCTACCTTAATACTTAACATGGGAAATCCTGATTTCTTGAAAGAAAATAAGTCCCCAGAAATGGTTAATATGTTTCATATTATGAACTTCGCTCATAAATTAGATCTTATGCGTTGCTATCAATTCAATGCATACAACAAAGCTATTCAAAGAGCTCACGATCACCTAGTAGAGAAATCAGAAGAGCAGCAGCAAGGTTTAAACCATTTATTTAAAGTTGTTAGTACTCGAATTGCAGCGACTGGTGATAGACAGTTTTGTACTTTTGATGAAAGTCGTAAAATGATAGTACCGGTAAATCAAGGCTATGACAAAATTTTTCTCACAGCAAGCAGGGATCCAAGAGAATGTCTAAGTTTGTGTACGCGATCTGGTTTGGACAGAGCTGGGGTTGAAATCCCGAAAGATTTGGGGAGTAAGCAAGAAGTTGTCGACAAGAAAAAAGAAGAGTTTAAGCCAATACCCAAAATCAGCCCCGAGGAAATGGACTATTATCTCAAGGAAATTACAGAGTTTTTAGGCAAAGCCAAATCAGAGCAATTAGGTATTTCTAAGTTCGATAAGCTCCCAAGCGATTTATTAATTGTAAAAATTACTCGAAATGAAAATGAGTTCACAGTTTTAGCTGAGAGCGTCTATATGGATTTTGAAACAAATATCACTTTATCCATTGGCGAGATGAATCAAATCATTAGTAAAATGAACCCTGTGAAACTACCTTTTCCTTGTGATCAGAATACTGTGCTCAATTATATGAATGCTTATAAAGATACACTTGAAATTAAAGGACTCGCTGAGCTTGATTCATCCTATTCAATTAGTAAGCTTGAACGAACCAACAATTTGAATGAGTTTAGGGTAATTGCGGAAAGCAATTATGAAACGAGTAACCCTATTGAAATAGTGATTACTGGAGAAGAATTGCATGAGTTAGAACAGAAGGCAAATGAACCTAGGAACTTCGCGTCTTTAGTTTAG